The following proteins come from a genomic window of Myxococcales bacterium:
- a CDS encoding class II glutamine amidotransferase, which produces MCELLGMECNVPTDIVFSFSGLALRGGLRGPHSDGWGLALYEGKAVRTFLEPEAAARSPLADFVRNHPVKTLLAVAHVRLKTRGKATLENTHPFVRELWGRSWTFAHNGTVRGAGRLPLGRFRPVGNTDSERAFCAILARLEARFSEYPRSREGKRALWQAVTDAGAEVGARGSFNFLLADGQHLFARCATKLHHIVRRAPFGAATLADDELRVDFAEVTTPTDRVAVIATAPLTRDEVWTAGAPGDLWVFRRGALRATLRA; this is translated from the coding sequence ATGTGCGAGCTCCTGGGCATGGAGTGCAACGTGCCGACCGACATCGTCTTTTCGTTCTCGGGGCTCGCCCTGCGTGGAGGCCTCCGTGGTCCGCACTCGGACGGGTGGGGCCTCGCGCTCTATGAGGGGAAGGCGGTCCGCACGTTCCTCGAGCCGGAGGCCGCGGCGCGCTCGCCGCTCGCCGACTTCGTGCGCAACCACCCAGTGAAGACCCTCCTCGCGGTCGCCCACGTGCGGCTGAAGACCCGTGGCAAGGCGACGCTCGAGAACACCCACCCTTTCGTCCGCGAGCTATGGGGTCGCAGCTGGACCTTCGCGCACAACGGCACGGTGCGGGGCGCCGGCAGGCTGCCGCTCGGGCGCTTCCGGCCCGTCGGCAACACGGACAGCGAGCGCGCGTTCTGCGCGATCCTCGCGCGGCTCGAGGCGCGGTTCTCGGAGTACCCCCGCTCGCGCGAAGGTAAGCGCGCGCTCTGGCAGGCCGTCACGGACGCCGGCGCCGAGGTGGGCGCCCGCGGGTCGTTCAACTTCCTCCTCGCCGACGGTCAGCACCTCTTCGCGCGCTGCGCGACCAAGCTGCACCACATCGTGCGGCGCGCACCCTTCGGCGCAGCGACGCTCGCGGACGACGAGCTGCGCGTCGACTTCGCCGAGGTGACCACTCCGACCGATCGCGTCGCGGTGATCGCGACGGCGCCGCTCACCCGCGACGAGGTGTGGACCGCCGGCGCGCCCGGCGATCTCTGGGTGTTCCGTCGCGGCGCGCTGCGCGCGACGCTGAGGGCGTGA
- a CDS encoding glutathione peroxidase — protein sequence MRQAFRQALHAAAATAVLAGAACSVTTQPSQGPTPAASATATATGTGSGTAPTPSTPTPTPSTKPTGTTEPPAPPPGACVPAAKPGELYELSATTLVLNKTVSMCDYRGKVALFVNVASFCGNTPQYEGLQNLYSTYRARGFVVLGFPSNEFGEQEPGTAQDIKDFCEKTYQVEFPMFEKTMVNGPTAHPIYKWLKAQPTAGGEIEWNFVKFLVGKDGKVIERFGDGVDPESPEIVTAITTALARP from the coding sequence ATGCGCCAAGCCTTCCGCCAAGCTCTCCACGCCGCCGCCGCGACCGCGGTGCTCGCCGGCGCCGCGTGCTCCGTCACCACGCAGCCTTCGCAGGGCCCCACGCCCGCGGCGAGCGCGACCGCGACCGCCACGGGCACCGGCTCGGGCACCGCCCCCACCCCATCCACCCCTACCCCGACGCCGTCGACGAAGCCCACGGGCACCACCGAGCCGCCCGCCCCACCCCCGGGGGCCTGCGTCCCGGCCGCCAAGCCCGGCGAGCTCTACGAGCTGTCCGCGACCACGCTGGTGCTCAACAAGACCGTCTCGATGTGCGACTACCGCGGCAAGGTCGCGTTGTTCGTGAACGTCGCCTCGTTCTGCGGGAACACGCCTCAGTACGAAGGGCTGCAGAACCTCTACAGCACCTACCGCGCGCGCGGCTTCGTCGTGCTCGGGTTCCCGAGCAACGAGTTCGGCGAGCAAGAGCCGGGGACCGCTCAGGACATCAAGGACTTCTGCGAGAAGACCTACCAGGTCGAGTTCCCCATGTTCGAGAAGACCATGGTGAATGGGCCGACCGCTCACCCCATTTACAAGTGGCTGAAGGCGCAGCCGACCGCGGGCGGCGAGATCGAGTGGAACTTCGTGAAGTTCCTCGTCGGCAAGGACGGCAAGGTGATCGAGCGCTTCGGCGACGGGGTTGATCCCGAATCGCCCGAGATCGTCACGGCGATCACGACAGCGCTCGCGCGCCCCTGA
- the rsfS gene encoding ribosome silencing factor, translated as MRGRAITNDQETSLASTKKPTKAATPAAKPRAASDTRDVPKPAAERPRLRSSHGGAAPSKPAKPAKRAAPAAPKRTSLTSLTSRTSPTAPKRAAASRVKATVAGVTKAATEPARATAEAAPKSRRPRIAGAAPPAVGSASDDAREVAVAIAVAALDKKAHALEILDVSGKVDYADFLVLMSGKSDRQVSALAQGIEDALRRKGRHALSIEGLPHAVWVLMDFGDVVVHVFQEDSRQLYDLDGLWMDARRIPLPSEPARA; from the coding sequence ATGCGCGGTCGCGCCATTACGAACGATCAGGAGACCTCTTTGGCTTCGACAAAAAAACCGACCAAGGCCGCCACCCCGGCTGCAAAGCCCCGCGCCGCCTCGGACACCCGTGACGTCCCGAAGCCCGCGGCCGAGCGCCCGCGCCTCCGCTCCTCCCATGGCGGAGCGGCTCCGTCGAAGCCCGCCAAGCCAGCGAAGCGTGCGGCGCCGGCCGCGCCGAAGCGCACCTCGCTCACCTCGCTCACCTCGCGCACCTCGCCAACCGCGCCGAAGCGGGCCGCCGCCTCGCGCGTGAAGGCGACCGTGGCGGGCGTCACCAAGGCGGCGACGGAACCCGCTCGCGCCACCGCAGAGGCCGCTCCGAAGAGCCGTCGCCCGCGCATTGCGGGCGCGGCACCGCCGGCCGTGGGCTCCGCGAGCGACGACGCGCGCGAGGTCGCGGTCGCCATCGCGGTGGCGGCTCTCGACAAGAAGGCCCACGCGCTCGAGATCTTGGACGTCTCCGGGAAGGTCGACTACGCCGACTTCCTCGTGCTGATGTCCGGGAAGAGCGATCGGCAGGTGTCGGCGCTCGCGCAGGGCATCGAGGACGCGCTCCGACGCAAGGGGCGGCACGCGCTCTCCATCGAAGGGCTGCCCCACGCCGTGTGGGTGCTCATGGACTTCGGTGACGTCGTGGTGCACGTCTTCCAGGAAGACTCGCGCCAGCTATACGACCTCGATGGCCTGTGGATGGACGCGCGCCGAATCCCGCTGCCTTCCGAGCCCGCGCGCGCCTGA
- a CDS encoding glutamate-5-semialdehyde dehydrogenase produces MALEDDVRDLCTRARRAARALAPRPTAAKDAGLAALAAGLRAGAAEVLRANAEDLRLAEARGMASAMLDRLRLDEARVAAVAASVDEVRALPDPVGELISESVRPSGLRVRRIRVPIGVVAMIYEARPNVTIEASALTLKSGNAIVLRGGSEAIHTNRALAAVVSEALREAELPVDAVQLVPFTDRDAVRALVQQSDTVDLAIPRGGESLIRFVTEHARVPVVQHYKGVCHVFLDAGCDLAHALAIVENAKLQRPGVCNALECLLVAESDAARLLPAIADHLASRGCQLRGCERARAIVPPMTPATEADWGAEFLDRVLAVRVVDGLDGALAHIARYGSGHTEAIVTPSEASAARFRLEVDAACVAINASTRFHDGGQMGLGAEIGIATSRLHWRGPMGLESLTTMKWLLEGQGHVRG; encoded by the coding sequence ATGGCGCTGGAAGACGACGTTCGAGACCTCTGCACCCGCGCGCGCCGCGCCGCCCGCGCGCTCGCGCCTCGGCCGACCGCGGCGAAGGACGCAGGGCTCGCAGCGCTCGCGGCTGGGCTCCGCGCGGGCGCGGCCGAGGTGCTTCGCGCGAACGCCGAGGACCTCCGCCTCGCCGAGGCGCGCGGGATGGCCTCGGCCATGCTCGATCGCCTGCGGCTCGACGAGGCGCGCGTCGCGGCCGTCGCGGCCAGCGTCGACGAGGTTCGCGCGCTCCCCGATCCGGTGGGCGAGCTCATCTCGGAGTCGGTTCGGCCAAGTGGCCTCCGCGTCCGGCGGATCCGCGTGCCGATCGGCGTCGTGGCGATGATCTACGAGGCGCGGCCCAACGTGACGATCGAGGCGAGCGCCCTCACGCTGAAGAGCGGCAACGCGATCGTGCTGCGCGGCGGCTCCGAGGCGATCCACACGAACCGCGCGCTCGCGGCGGTGGTCTCCGAGGCGCTCCGCGAGGCCGAGCTGCCCGTCGACGCCGTGCAGCTCGTCCCGTTCACCGATCGCGACGCCGTGCGGGCGCTCGTGCAGCAGTCCGACACCGTCGATCTCGCGATCCCGCGGGGCGGTGAGTCGCTGATTCGCTTCGTCACCGAGCACGCCCGCGTGCCGGTCGTGCAGCACTACAAGGGCGTCTGCCATGTCTTCCTCGACGCGGGGTGTGACCTCGCGCATGCGCTCGCGATCGTCGAGAACGCGAAGCTGCAGCGGCCGGGCGTGTGCAACGCGCTCGAGTGCCTGCTCGTGGCCGAGAGCGACGCGGCGCGCCTGCTGCCGGCGATCGCGGACCACCTCGCGAGCCGCGGGTGCCAACTCCGCGGGTGCGAGCGCGCGCGCGCGATCGTGCCGCCGATGACACCCGCCACGGAGGCGGACTGGGGCGCCGAGTTCCTCGACCGCGTGCTCGCCGTTCGCGTCGTCGACGGGCTCGATGGCGCCCTCGCGCACATCGCACGCTACGGCTCCGGTCACACGGAGGCGATCGTCACGCCCAGCGAGGCGAGCGCGGCGCGGTTTCGCCTCGAGGTCGACGCGGCGTGCGTGGCGATCAACGCTTCGACGCGTTTTCATGATGGTGGTCAGATGGGGCTGGGCGCCGAGATCGGCATCGCGACGAGCCGGCTCCACTGGCGCGGGCCGATGGGGCTCGAGTCGCTCACGACCATGAAGTGGCTGCTCGAAGGCCAGGGCCACGTCCGAGGTTGA
- a CDS encoding tetratricopeptide repeat protein, which yields MVRQVRPGGWFVWLALTLGAAAPSLLSRPASAQSLEEGAHAEAQRHFAKARELYGQGNYRDARLELLEAKRLDPTSKELVFNLGIVDEKLALFDEALEQFRGYREMADVTDAEKSRADAIILRLEGAKKQLEDQKKNEPPAIVEPPPPKETPQGPPPRGRVDGATLGAAGVGLVGLAVGAIFGFKALAERPGAGFTTGRDGSYADLVAKSDAAHTSAVVSDVGFAVGIVGVAAAAVLYFARPKVLASPQKVGLAPMVDRSGGGVMLVTGWP from the coding sequence ATGGTTCGTCAGGTCCGCCCCGGAGGCTGGTTCGTCTGGCTCGCGCTCACCCTCGGAGCCGCGGCGCCCTCCCTGCTCAGCCGCCCGGCGAGCGCGCAGAGCCTCGAGGAGGGCGCGCACGCCGAGGCACAGCGCCACTTCGCCAAGGCCCGCGAGCTCTATGGTCAGGGCAACTACCGCGACGCTCGGCTCGAGCTGCTGGAGGCGAAGCGGCTCGACCCCACGTCGAAAGAGCTCGTGTTCAACCTCGGAATCGTGGACGAGAAGCTCGCGCTCTTCGACGAGGCGCTCGAACAGTTCCGCGGATACCGTGAAATGGCCGACGTCACCGACGCCGAGAAGTCTCGCGCGGACGCCATCATCCTCCGGCTCGAGGGCGCCAAAAAGCAGCTCGAAGACCAGAAGAAGAACGAGCCGCCCGCGATCGTCGAGCCCCCGCCGCCCAAGGAGACGCCTCAAGGGCCACCCCCGCGAGGCCGCGTCGACGGCGCCACCCTCGGGGCCGCGGGTGTGGGCCTGGTCGGGCTCGCCGTCGGCGCGATCTTCGGGTTCAAGGCGCTCGCGGAGCGCCCGGGCGCGGGCTTCACGACGGGGCGCGACGGTAGCTACGCCGACCTCGTCGCGAAGAGCGACGCGGCGCACACCTCCGCGGTCGTCTCCGACGTTGGCTTCGCCGTAGGGATCGTGGGCGTCGCCGCGGCCGCCGTGCTCTATTTTGCGCGGCCAAAGGTCCTCGCGAGCCCTCAGAAGGTCGGGCTCGCGCCGATGGTCGACCGGTCCGGCGGCGGCGTCATGCTCGTGACGGGGTGGCCATGA
- the thrC gene encoding threonine synthase: MKAEAHVRCFAGCSGRLPLTLAEPRCATCHGLLEVVHDEDALAARPAAEWRELFDARAGAGLGLDGSGVWGFREWVLPGIAPAHVVTLGEGKTPLVHAARYGAAIGLPDLYVKQCGTSHSGSFKDLGMTVLVSAVVSGQAAGALTARAVACASTGDTSAALAAYGAAAGVPVVVLLPRGKVSTAQLVQPLAHGAKVLAIDTDFDGCMALVSELSRRGLVYLANSMNPLRIEGQKTVAFELARQLGWSVPDWVVLPSGNLGNAAALHAGFGMLHRLGLVDRTPRLCVAQAAAANPMVRAFREGARTVTPVKAGDTLASAIRIGAPVSAPRAVAALEAMRGVAEDATEAELAAEADRADRSGLYVCPHTAVALVAARKLRERGVIASSDRVVVVSTANALKFTELKVATHEGTLPRGVGDGVSPNRPLEIACDLDAVVGALAL, translated from the coding sequence CTGAAGGCCGAGGCCCACGTTCGCTGCTTCGCGGGGTGCAGCGGGCGGCTGCCGCTCACGCTCGCCGAGCCGCGCTGCGCGACCTGCCACGGCCTGCTGGAGGTCGTGCACGACGAGGATGCGCTGGCCGCGCGTCCCGCCGCGGAGTGGCGGGAGCTCTTCGACGCTCGCGCGGGCGCCGGCCTCGGGCTCGACGGCTCCGGCGTGTGGGGCTTCCGCGAGTGGGTGCTGCCCGGCATCGCGCCTGCGCACGTCGTGACGCTTGGCGAGGGCAAGACGCCGCTCGTTCACGCCGCGCGCTACGGCGCAGCCATAGGCCTCCCCGACCTCTACGTGAAGCAGTGTGGGACCTCGCACTCGGGCTCTTTCAAAGACCTCGGCATGACCGTCCTCGTGAGCGCGGTCGTCTCCGGACAGGCCGCAGGGGCGCTCACCGCGCGGGCCGTGGCCTGCGCGAGCACCGGAGACACCTCCGCCGCGCTCGCTGCCTACGGCGCCGCGGCGGGAGTGCCCGTCGTCGTGCTCCTGCCGCGCGGCAAGGTCTCCACCGCCCAGCTCGTGCAGCCGCTCGCGCACGGGGCCAAGGTGCTCGCGATCGACACCGACTTCGACGGGTGCATGGCGCTCGTCAGCGAGCTGTCGCGGCGCGGGCTCGTCTACCTCGCGAACAGCATGAACCCGCTGCGCATCGAGGGTCAGAAGACCGTCGCGTTCGAGCTCGCGCGGCAGCTCGGCTGGAGCGTCCCCGACTGGGTCGTGCTGCCGAGCGGCAACCTGGGGAACGCGGCGGCGCTCCACGCCGGGTTCGGGATGCTCCACCGGCTGGGGCTCGTCGACCGCACGCCTCGGCTCTGCGTGGCCCAGGCGGCGGCCGCCAACCCCATGGTGCGCGCCTTCCGTGAGGGCGCGCGCACAGTGACCCCCGTGAAGGCCGGGGACACGCTGGCCTCCGCGATCCGCATCGGCGCCCCCGTGAGCGCGCCCCGCGCGGTGGCAGCGCTCGAGGCCATGCGCGGCGTCGCGGAGGACGCGACCGAGGCCGAGCTGGCGGCCGAGGCCGATCGCGCCGATCGCAGCGGCCTCTACGTGTGCCCGCACACGGCGGTCGCGCTGGTCGCAGCCCGCAAGCTCCGCGAGCGCGGGGTCATCGCGAGCTCCGATCGCGTCGTCGTGGTCTCCACCGCGAACGCGCTGAAGTTCACGGAGCTCAAGGTGGCCACACACGAGGGGACCCTGCCCCGGGGTGTCGGAGACGGCGTGAGCCCCAACCGCCCCCTCGAGATCGCCTGCGATCTCGACGCAGTCGTCGGCGCCCTCGCGCTCTGA
- the thiC gene encoding phosphomethylpyrimidine synthase ThiC yields MRATWVAPREGQPNVTQMHYARQGIVTEEMHFVATRERVLPELVRAEVARGRLVIPANIRHVRLEPMGIGIALSCKVNANIGNSAVTGNAEGELRKLSICMKYGADTVMDLSTGGDIDGIRRALVAESVVPLGTVPIYQALQNRKTVKELSAADLIDMLEHQAQQGVDYFTIHAGVLVEHLPLVKDRITGIVSRGGSIMAQWMLEHHKQNPFYTHWDKVLEICARYDVTISAGDGLRPGCLADASDAAQFAELATLGELTKRAWERDVQVMIEGPGHVPFDQIEMNVKKEMEVCHEAPFYVLGPLVTDIAPGYDHITSAIGATMAGYAGAAMLCYVTPKEHLGLPDEDDVRQGLIAYKIAAHAADVARHRPGARDRDDALSRARYAFDWKEQFRLSLDPETAQSMHDATLPEEYFKTAEFCSMCGPKFCSMHINREVEAYNKKLDEDTRGGKRTLEQFSPR; encoded by the coding sequence ATGAGAGCCACCTGGGTAGCCCCCCGCGAAGGTCAGCCGAACGTCACTCAGATGCACTACGCCCGCCAGGGCATCGTGACCGAGGAGATGCACTTCGTGGCGACGCGCGAGCGGGTGCTCCCCGAGCTCGTTCGCGCCGAGGTCGCGCGAGGCCGGCTGGTCATCCCCGCGAACATCCGGCACGTGCGCCTCGAGCCCATGGGGATCGGCATCGCGCTCTCGTGCAAGGTGAACGCGAACATCGGGAACAGCGCGGTCACCGGCAACGCCGAGGGCGAGCTGCGCAAGCTCTCGATCTGTATGAAGTACGGCGCCGACACGGTCATGGACCTGTCGACGGGCGGCGACATCGACGGCATCCGCCGCGCGCTCGTGGCCGAGTCGGTCGTGCCGCTCGGCACCGTGCCGATCTACCAGGCGCTCCAGAATCGAAAGACCGTGAAGGAGCTCTCGGCGGCGGACCTCATCGACATGCTCGAGCACCAGGCGCAGCAGGGCGTCGACTACTTCACGATCCACGCGGGCGTGCTGGTCGAGCACCTGCCCCTCGTGAAGGATCGCATCACGGGCATCGTGTCGCGCGGCGGCTCGATCATGGCCCAGTGGATGCTCGAGCACCACAAGCAGAACCCGTTCTACACCCACTGGGACAAGGTCCTCGAGATCTGCGCGCGGTACGACGTCACCATCTCGGCGGGCGACGGGCTCCGGCCGGGCTGCCTCGCCGACGCGAGCGACGCCGCGCAGTTCGCCGAGCTCGCCACCCTCGGCGAGCTCACGAAGCGCGCGTGGGAGCGCGACGTGCAGGTGATGATCGAGGGCCCCGGCCACGTGCCCTTCGACCAGATCGAGATGAACGTGAAGAAGGAGATGGAGGTCTGCCACGAGGCGCCGTTCTACGTGCTCGGTCCGCTCGTGACCGACATCGCGCCCGGCTACGACCACATCACGAGCGCCATCGGCGCGACGATGGCGGGCTACGCCGGCGCCGCGATGCTCTGCTACGTGACCCCGAAGGAGCACCTCGGCCTCCCGGACGAGGACGACGTCCGCCAAGGGCTCATCGCCTACAAGATCGCCGCGCACGCCGCCGACGTCGCCCGCCACAGGCCGGGCGCGCGCGACCGCGACGACGCCCTCTCGCGGGCGCGCTACGCCTTCGACTGGAAGGAGCAGTTTCGCCTCTCGCTCGACCCCGAGACGGCCCAGTCGATGCACGACGCGACCCTGCCCGAGGAGTACTTCAAGACCGCCGAGTTCTGCAGCATGTGCGGGCCGAAGTTCTGCTCCATGCACATCAACCGCGAGGTCGAGGCCTACAACAAGAAGCTCGACGAGGACACGCGCGGCGGGAAGCGCACCCTCGAGCAGTTCTCGCCTCGGTGA
- a CDS encoding flippase-like domain-containing protein: MPSPPPRPFATLALKLLGALVGLALSAWTVSRLGPGELARALAPAAAALPVCLACELAKIGCETLATRHALGSAGARVPLGRLYVIHVVTYGVGQVFPLPRPAAEATKAALLYPLGVPPASAAASGAALQAATFVSVGGLSLVCAVFVRPSAEVPLRALLVGNGAGLIALGVGLRALVRSTRLMGWLGRRWPRLAGPLERFRGESARGPLLAPLQSALLGVGMLFNVLALGAIARVVGASPRVSAAFAAFGAQLVAATAAVFVPGQLGAREAAFSLSADALGTTPVLAGSISITAHAVQLGLSGVSFVLLLALRVGGRGGRGGPSA, encoded by the coding sequence GTGCCGAGCCCGCCGCCACGCCCCTTCGCGACGCTGGCCCTCAAGCTCCTGGGGGCGCTCGTCGGGCTCGCCCTCAGCGCGTGGACGGTGTCGCGCCTCGGCCCCGGAGAGCTCGCTCGCGCGCTCGCGCCGGCGGCGGCGGCGCTGCCGGTGTGCCTCGCCTGCGAGCTCGCCAAGATCGGCTGCGAGACGCTCGCCACGCGACACGCGCTCGGGTCCGCGGGCGCGCGCGTGCCCTTGGGCCGCCTCTACGTCATCCACGTCGTCACCTATGGCGTGGGGCAGGTATTTCCGCTCCCCCGCCCGGCCGCGGAGGCGACCAAGGCCGCGCTCCTCTACCCTCTTGGCGTCCCTCCGGCCTCCGCCGCCGCCTCGGGCGCGGCCCTCCAGGCGGCCACGTTCGTCTCCGTTGGCGGGCTCAGCCTCGTGTGCGCGGTCTTCGTGCGTCCGAGCGCGGAGGTGCCGCTGCGCGCCCTGCTCGTGGGCAACGGGGCAGGCCTCATCGCCCTCGGCGTGGGGCTGCGCGCGCTCGTGCGGTCCACGCGCCTGATGGGCTGGCTCGGCCGCCGGTGGCCGCGCCTCGCTGGACCTCTAGAGCGCTTCCGCGGCGAGAGCGCGCGCGGACCTCTCTTGGCACCGCTGCAGAGCGCGCTGCTCGGGGTGGGCATGCTCTTCAACGTGCTCGCGCTCGGGGCGATCGCGCGGGTCGTGGGCGCCTCGCCCCGCGTGAGCGCGGCGTTCGCCGCCTTCGGCGCGCAGCTCGTCGCGGCCACGGCGGCGGTGTTCGTGCCTGGCCAGCTCGGCGCGCGCGAGGCCGCGTTCTCTCTCTCGGCGGACGCGCTGGGCACGACTCCGGTCCTCGCCGGGAGCATCTCGATCACCGCGCACGCCGTCCAGCTCGGACTCTCCGGCGTGAGCTTCGTGTTGCTCCTCGCGCTTCGCGTAGGCGGCCGCGGCGGCCGCGGCGGCCCGAGCGCCTGA
- a CDS encoding adenylate/guanylate cyclase domain-containing protein — MPSPSHTALNDLRTLVDEAIEVALVEHQSLSDLMARLLPVAREHLGGSALYFETFGEDLTLQRFLSPSDAAPSQLEEVARRTADDAREDVRLEGPTGTIVARPIDVAGEWFGRAGLELPAGLDGAAIDRAAAGLTVLTELLDNHLFAIRAAREKHLAMMEIGNALRHRVLSIGLAAAVRVLSQAVPLDRLVLLYASEEPAERSTLRVQLFEGAEAVADPAARLGLEPAALHALGRACLTGESRELLNRFGAIGAQEEVLINGLTNGVLVGKVVATAQRGAFNTYDRDLIASFAGFVRQRVVDFNKEWRALALAFRPDDVARLLSTENYAEAYLAPREAEVAILYVDISGFTRVSEQVLRTPANVAAFVEQWSTRAVDLVWKHGGVFDKMVGDCVIALFGPPFYDAAPEERLAAALRCARDIRAMTNALPDEPDLTSLRGANVGVASGVNLAPLFVGQFGPNANFTGFSSGMNNTARLQGCATKDQILVMEAAARRLSTAEFGFGEPAFATVKNVAEPLRFVHLRE; from the coding sequence ATGCCCTCACCGTCGCACACCGCCCTGAACGACCTGCGAACGCTCGTGGACGAGGCTATCGAGGTCGCCCTCGTGGAGCACCAGAGCCTCTCGGACCTGATGGCGCGCCTGCTACCGGTCGCCCGCGAGCACCTCGGCGGCTCCGCGCTGTACTTCGAGACCTTCGGTGAGGACCTCACCCTCCAGCGATTCCTCTCGCCGAGCGACGCGGCGCCGTCGCAGCTCGAAGAGGTCGCGCGACGTACAGCCGACGACGCGCGCGAGGACGTACGGCTCGAAGGGCCGACGGGCACGATCGTGGCGCGGCCGATCGACGTCGCAGGCGAGTGGTTCGGTCGCGCGGGTCTCGAGCTGCCCGCCGGGCTGGACGGCGCGGCGATCGATCGCGCGGCGGCGGGCCTCACGGTCCTGACCGAGCTGCTCGACAACCACCTCTTCGCCATTCGCGCGGCCCGCGAGAAGCACCTCGCGATGATGGAGATCGGCAACGCCCTGCGCCACCGCGTGCTCTCGATCGGGCTCGCCGCGGCGGTCCGCGTCCTGAGCCAGGCCGTGCCGCTCGATCGGCTCGTGCTCCTTTACGCCTCCGAAGAGCCGGCGGAACGCTCGACCCTGCGCGTGCAGCTCTTCGAAGGGGCGGAGGCGGTCGCCGATCCAGCCGCGAGGCTGGGCCTCGAGCCCGCGGCCCTCCACGCGCTCGGCCGCGCGTGCCTCACGGGCGAGTCGCGCGAATTGCTCAATCGCTTCGGAGCGATCGGCGCCCAAGAGGAGGTGCTCATCAACGGCCTGACGAACGGCGTCCTCGTGGGGAAGGTGGTGGCCACCGCCCAGCGCGGCGCGTTCAACACGTACGACCGCGATCTCATCGCCAGCTTCGCCGGCTTCGTGCGGCAGCGCGTGGTCGACTTCAACAAAGAGTGGCGGGCGCTCGCGCTCGCGTTCCGCCCCGACGACGTGGCCCGCTTGCTCTCCACGGAGAACTACGCCGAGGCCTACCTCGCGCCCCGCGAGGCCGAGGTCGCCATCCTCTACGTCGACATCTCGGGCTTCACGCGGGTGTCCGAGCAGGTGCTGCGCACACCGGCCAACGTCGCCGCGTTCGTCGAGCAGTGGAGCACGCGCGCGGTCGACCTCGTGTGGAAGCACGGCGGCGTGTTCGACAAGATGGTGGGTGACTGCGTCATCGCGCTCTTCGGTCCGCCCTTCTACGACGCGGCCCCGGAGGAGCGCCTCGCGGCCGCGCTCCGGTGCGCGCGCGACATCCGCGCCATGACGAACGCCCTCCCCGACGAGCCCGACCTCACGAGCCTCCGCGGCGCGAACGTCGGGGTCGCGAGCGGCGTCAACCTCGCGCCCCTGTTCGTGGGTCAGTTCGGGCCGAACGCGAATTTTACGGGCTTTTCGAGCGGGATGAACAACACCGCGAGGCTGCAGGGGTGCGCGACCAAGGACCAAATCCTGGTGATGGAGGCCGCTGCGCGACGGCTCTCGACCGCCGAGTTCGGGTTCGGCGAGCCTGCTTTCGCCACGGTGAAGAACGTCGCGGAGCCGCTGCGCTTCGTCCACCTCCGCGAGTAG